In Bombus affinis isolate iyBomAffi1 chromosome 11, iyBomAffi1.2, whole genome shotgun sequence, one genomic interval encodes:
- the LOC126921977 gene encoding odorant receptor 13a-like isoform X1: MEMSDQQFSGKEYDELIKPIMITAKIISIWPLEEDSSKGTILFRRFHLFCMFFLTVVMSFAVTADVVHNIDDLNEATECALICTAFYLCVVRLLVYSLHQKDMFYVVKTMKEDWILSSHEDRKILAKKTMFAFRLAKYFISTVAMTIVLFMCIPFLEIYVFGNNERVLPFRGYFFINHTISPVFECLYFFNVTAGGFGGSMIAGATSFNLVVIMHGSGKFAVLRKRLEALSGEDPNSTAIMNNYVIRHQKAIEWASLVLSRICTLICWMYDVVARYADALERIINVLALGQFVTSTGLICFAGFQITSMMKDKGRLMKYSTFLNSAILELFMFSFSGNGLIDESGAVGDSAYGSGWIGSRFSQNLQIMMMRARSPSKITAAKFYAMSLESFSAVLSTSFSYFTVLTATEGD, encoded by the exons ATGGAAATGAGTGATCAACAATTCTCTGGTAAAGAGTACGATGAATTGATTAAACCAATCATGATAACCGCGAAAATAATTTCCATCTGGCCATTGGAGGAGGACAGTAGCAAGGGAACAATATTATTTAGGAGATTCCACTTGTTCTGTATGTTTTTCCTG ACGGTAGTGATGTCCTTCGCGGTGACAGCCGACGTAGTTCACAATATAGATGACTTGAATGAAGCGACCGAATGCGCACTGATTTGTACAGCATTTTACCTTTGTGTAGTCCGTTTGCTAGTGTATTCGCTCCATCAGAAGGACATGTTCTACGTGGTGAAGACGATGAAAGAGGATTGGATCTTGTCCTCTCATGAAGATCGAAAAATTTTAGCGAAGAAAACGATGTTTGCCTTTCGTCTCGCGAAATATTTTATCAGTACCGTGGCTATGACGATTGTGCTGTTCATGTGTATCCCGTTTTTAGAG ATTTACGTGTTTGGTAACAACGAAAGGGTACTTCCGTTTCGAGGCTATTTTTTTATCAATCATACCATATCACCGGTGTTTGAGTGCCTTTATTTCTTTAACGTAACAGCGGGTGGCTTTGGCGGAAGTATGATTGCCGGTGCTACCAGTTTCAATCTGGTGGTAATAATGCACGGTTCGGGCAAGTTTGCAGTTTTGCGGAAAAGGCTGGAGGCTCTCAGTGGAGAAGATCCTAATTCTACCGCTATCATGAACAATTACGTGATTCGTCACCAGAAAGCGATAGAGTGGGCGTCACTTGTCCTATCACGAATTTGCACTTTAATTTGTTGGATGTATGATGTTGTTGCACG GTACGCAGATGCACTGGAAAGGATCATAAATGTTCTGGCTTTGGGGCAATTCGTCACTAGCACCGGTCTGATCTGCTTCGCGGGATTCCAGATTACCTCG ATGATGAAGGACAAGGGTCGCCTGATGAAATATTCGACCTTCTTGAATTCGGCCATTCTTGAGCTGTTCATGTTCAGCTTCAGTGGAAATGGCTTGATCGACGAG AGCGGAGCAGTGGGTGACTCCGCTTATGGCAGTGGATGGATCGGCAGCAGATTCAGCCAGAATCTTCAGATCATGATGATGCGCGCGAGGAGTCCCAGCAAAATCACCGCGGCAAAGTTCTATGCCATGTCCTTGGAGAGCTTCTCAGCg GTTCTGAGTACGTCGTTCTCATACTTCACGGTCCTTACAGCCACCGAAGGCGATTAA
- the LOC126921977 gene encoding odorant receptor 13a-like isoform X2, with product MEMSDQQFSGKEYDELIKPIMITAKIISIWPLEEDSSKGTILFRRFHLFCMFFLTVVMSFAVTADVVHNIDDLNEATECALICTAFYLCVVRLLVYSLHQKDMFYVVKTMKEDWILSSHEDRKILAKKTMFAFRLAKYFISTVAMTIVLFMCIPFLEIYVFGNNERVLPFRGYFFINHTISPVFECLYFFNVTAGGFGGSMIAGATSFNLVVIMHGSGKFAVLRKRLEALSGEDPNSTAIMNNYVIRHQKAIEYADALERIINVLALGQFVTSTGLICFAGFQITSMMKDKGRLMKYSTFLNSAILELFMFSFSGNGLIDESGAVGDSAYGSGWIGSRFSQNLQIMMMRARSPSKITAAKFYAMSLESFSAVLSTSFSYFTVLTATEGD from the exons ATGGAAATGAGTGATCAACAATTCTCTGGTAAAGAGTACGATGAATTGATTAAACCAATCATGATAACCGCGAAAATAATTTCCATCTGGCCATTGGAGGAGGACAGTAGCAAGGGAACAATATTATTTAGGAGATTCCACTTGTTCTGTATGTTTTTCCTG ACGGTAGTGATGTCCTTCGCGGTGACAGCCGACGTAGTTCACAATATAGATGACTTGAATGAAGCGACCGAATGCGCACTGATTTGTACAGCATTTTACCTTTGTGTAGTCCGTTTGCTAGTGTATTCGCTCCATCAGAAGGACATGTTCTACGTGGTGAAGACGATGAAAGAGGATTGGATCTTGTCCTCTCATGAAGATCGAAAAATTTTAGCGAAGAAAACGATGTTTGCCTTTCGTCTCGCGAAATATTTTATCAGTACCGTGGCTATGACGATTGTGCTGTTCATGTGTATCCCGTTTTTAGAG ATTTACGTGTTTGGTAACAACGAAAGGGTACTTCCGTTTCGAGGCTATTTTTTTATCAATCATACCATATCACCGGTGTTTGAGTGCCTTTATTTCTTTAACGTAACAGCGGGTGGCTTTGGCGGAAGTATGATTGCCGGTGCTACCAGTTTCAATCTGGTGGTAATAATGCACGGTTCGGGCAAGTTTGCAGTTTTGCGGAAAAGGCTGGAGGCTCTCAGTGGAGAAGATCCTAATTCTACCGCTATCATGAACAATTACGTGATTCGTCACCAGAAAGCGATAGA GTACGCAGATGCACTGGAAAGGATCATAAATGTTCTGGCTTTGGGGCAATTCGTCACTAGCACCGGTCTGATCTGCTTCGCGGGATTCCAGATTACCTCG ATGATGAAGGACAAGGGTCGCCTGATGAAATATTCGACCTTCTTGAATTCGGCCATTCTTGAGCTGTTCATGTTCAGCTTCAGTGGAAATGGCTTGATCGACGAG AGCGGAGCAGTGGGTGACTCCGCTTATGGCAGTGGATGGATCGGCAGCAGATTCAGCCAGAATCTTCAGATCATGATGATGCGCGCGAGGAGTCCCAGCAAAATCACCGCGGCAAAGTTCTATGCCATGTCCTTGGAGAGCTTCTCAGCg GTTCTGAGTACGTCGTTCTCATACTTCACGGTCCTTACAGCCACCGAAGGCGATTAA
- the LOC126921962 gene encoding SH3KBP1-binding protein 1 produces MMAVPPSFGLSDIVHLNVGGTRFSTSKQTLTWIPDSFFTALLSNRIASHRDEIGALFIDRDPKLFSIILNYLRTKDIDLKNVDLRTLRHEAEYYGITPLVKRLMLCEDLTQSSCGDVLFYGYLPPPSIPLQEPTTVASNVGDVSVHGRSPANNTNSRADVPSTSQITTPGTSNSHNNNGQQNHKGVLNSHMRNSSLDYRIQQKGLPHSRTSSLDLRHVRNNSADLNKLYKNDINLVFGPQQVSSWVDPLRVQIIKAHHNWIVIAYAHFITCYRLKDSSGWQHAFTSPHIESVIERVAITSKLSTSGDVKMVAISYGNQVRLWSISANGMKNIGTFNLNVRVEYLFFIGSQLVALSPTDKIGVWHAMTHHWQIQDVVPILSFDTAGSFLLLGCNNGSIYYIDMEKFPLRMKDNDLLVTELYRDPNYDPITAISVYLTPKTSVCGNWIEIAYGTKSGSVRVIVQHPETVGHGPQLFQTFTVHQSSVTKVTLSEKYLVSVCSEYNHVRSWAVTRFRGMISTQPGSTPEASFKIVSLEAIESCISYNAGNDFGPFGEQDDEQVFVQKVVPETDQLFVRLASNGKRVCVIKSVDGSIISSFYVHECEGSSRMGSRPRRFIFTGHSNGTIQMWDLTTALEPSFSSTQNVSGGPTPEELWKLLDQCDLSNSHSSTPCISPCPSLISTGPSIKTSNVLFLNQSQSTDATPGPSQV; encoded by the exons atgaTGGCTGTACCACCTTCTTTTGGACTTAGTGATATTGTACATTTGAACGTTGGTGGAACAAG GTTTTCAACATCAAAGCAGACGCTAACATGGATTCCAGATTCATTTTTTACAGCTTTATTAAGTAACAGAATTGCCAGTCACAGAGATGAAATTGGTGCATTATTTATAGATAGAGAtccaaaattattttctattatattaaattatcttCGTACAAAGGATATTGATTTAAAGAATGTAGATCTTCGAACATTGAGACACGAAGCTGAATATTATGGTATTACTCCATTGGTTAAGAGATTAATGCTATGCGAAGATTTAACTCAGTCTTCATGTGGAGATGTTTTGTTTTATGGTTATTTACCACCACCAA GTATACCATTGCAAGAACCTACCACTGTTGCATCAAATGTAGGAGATGTGTCTGTTCATGGCAGAAGTCCTGCCAATAATACAAATTCCAGAGCGGATGTACCATCTACCTCCCAAATTACAACTCCTGGAACTTCTAATAGCCACAATAATaatg GACAACAAAACCATAAAGGAGTACTTAATAGTCATATGCGAAATTCTTCATTAGATTATAGAATCCAACAAAAAGGCTTACCACATTCACGTACATCATCTCTAGATTTAAGACATGTTAGGAATAATTCAGCAGAtttaaataaattgtataaaaatgatataaatttagtatttgggcctcaacaag tTTCATCATGGGTTGATCCCTTAAGAGTTCAGATCATAAAAGCACATCATAATTGGATTGTAATTGCTTATGCTCATTTTATAACATGTTATCGACTTAAAGACTCATCTGGTTGGCAACATGCATTTACTAGTCCTCACATTGAATCAGTAATTGAAAGAGTGGCAATAACATCAAAATTAAGTACCAGTGGCGATGTTAAAATGGTTGCAATTTCTTATGGGAATCAGGTCAGGTTATGGAGTATTTCAGCAAATGGAATGAAGAATATTGGTACATTTAATCTAAATGTTCGTgtggaatatttattttttattgggAGCCAGTTAGTTGCTCTATCTCCTACTGACAAAATCGGTGTATGGCATGCTATGACACATCATTGGCAAATACAAGATGTAGTACCTATTTTGTCATTTGACACAGCTGGTTCGTTTCTTCTATTAGGTTGCAACAATGGATCTATTTATTATATCG ACATGGAAAAGTTTCCTTTAAGAATGAAGGACAATGACTTACTTGTAACTGAATTATACCGCGATCCAAACTATGATCCCATTACCGCCATATCTGTATATTTAACACCAAAAACAT CTGTCTGTGGTAATTGGATTGAAATTGCATATGGTACAAAATCTGGCAGTGTTCGAGTTATTGTCCAACATCCTGAAACTGTAGGACATGGCCCACAACTGTTTCAAACATTTACTGTACATCAAAGTAGTGTAACGAAA GTAACATTGTCAGAAAAATATTTAGTATCCGTTTGTTCAGAATATAACCATGTTAGAAGTTGGGCGGTAACAAGGTTCCGAGGAATGATTTCCACTCAACCTGGTTCAACACCAGAAGCTAGTTTTAAAATTGTATCTTTAGAAGCAATTGAATCTTGCATTAGTTATAATGCTGGAAATGACTTTG GACCATTTGGTGAACAAGATGATGAACAAGTCTTTGTTCAAAAAGTTGTACCTGAGACAGATCAATTGTTTGTACGCTTAGCATCAAATGGAAAGAGAGTCTGTGTAATCAAATCAGTGGATGGTAGTATTATAAGCTCTTTTTATGTGCATGAATGTGAAGGATCCAGTCGTATGGGTTCAAGACCCAGGCGTTTTATATTCACTGGTCATTCCAATGGTACCATTCAAATGTGGGACCTTACAACAGCTTTAGAACCATCTTTCTCTTCTACTCAAA ATGTCTCTGGTGGCCCCACGCCAGAAGAACTTTGGAAATTATTAGATCAATGTGATTTAAGTAACAGCCATTCCTCAACGCCATGTATTAGTCCATGTCCATCACTTATATCTACAGGCCCAAGTATAAAAACTAGCAATGTACTATTTCTTAATCAATCACAAAGTACTGATGCAACACCTGGACCTAGTCAAGTATGA
- the LOC126921987 gene encoding CAAX prenyl protease 2, which produces MDRDTSNQHQYGVMETMGRNTDLSCITAILSCFVLSVMYVASLYVWNSPYSREHPTVIKKRFFSVFIMSLISPALLYFGINEKVFQKATIWELLGLRWPGLIQAIVIPLLLTMILFLGPICVQGFNGLWRLYTEPMYWLGSVRTIIWWRNLVVAPLAEEWTFRACMLPLLLQCFTPTTAIFVCPLFFGVAHFHHVVDRVKAGMNLKHALFISCFQFAFTTLFGAYAAFLFAKTGHLAAPFTAHSFCNHMGCPDLSEVVAVKDPLKRAGLFSLFVIGLVAWCFLLTPMTNPRLFYNNLFWHKNFI; this is translated from the exons ATGGATCGCGACACAAGCAACCAACATCAGTATGGAGTTATGGAGACCATGGGCCGAAATACCGATTTATCCTGCATAACCGCAATTCTATCATGTTTCGTTTTATCGGTGATGTATGTCGCGAGTCTCTATGTATGGAATTCTCCGTACAGTAG GGAACATCCTactgtaataaaaaaaagatttttTAGCGTTTTTATTATGTCCCTTATATCTCCTGCTTTATTGTATTTTGGAATCAATGAAAAAGTATTTCAAAAG GCAACAATTTGGGAGTTATTGGGTCTACGATGGCCTGGTTTAATTCAAGCAATTGTGATACCATTATTATTAACAATGATACTATTTCTAGGGCCAATATGTGTACAAGGTTTCAATGGACTTTGGAGACTATATACTG AGCCTATGTATTGGCTTGGGAGTGTACGAACAATAATATGGTGGAGAAATCTAGTAGTTGCTCCTTTAGCTGAAGAATGGACATTTAGAGCATGTATGttaccattgcttttgcaatgTTTTACACCAACTACTGCCATATTTGTATGTCCTTTATTTTTTGGTGTCGCTCATTTTCATCATGTAGTAGACAGGGTGAAAGCAGGCATGAATCTGAAACATGCCCTTTTTATATCTT GTTTCCAATTTGCGTTTACGACACTGTTTGGTGCATATGCTGCCTTCCTTTTTGCTAAAACAG gacATCTAGCAGCGCCGTTTACGGCACATTCTTTTTGTAATCATATGGGATGTCCTGATCTTTCTGAAGTTGTTGCAGTTAAAGATCCTTTAAAAAGAGCTGGATTGTTTTCTTTGTTTGTAATTGGATTAGTAGCCTGGTGCTTTTTATTGACACCAATGACAAATCcaagattattttataataatttattttggcataaaaattttatatga
- the LOC126921955 gene encoding F-box only protein 11, which translates to MPSASFTSSRNYVRRSRRKGANRIPLPSRTTSAEPCDLPCSASNQIPPGGGVGGGGGGGGGGGGGGSGGRGSSPSVSGVAAPSPSPSHSHSSPYDLRRKSPPHPDPAPGTSSALPPSGGSSIGATLGSSSLPARKRPRRTCSLSTDGTNTNTAAHYLQYELPDEVLLTIFNYLMEQDLCRVSQVCKRFQTIANDTELWKSLYQQVYEYDLPLFNPAPCKFEFVSPDESDYPNPWKESFRQLYRGVHVRPGFQDLKFKGRNLPYFNTVQGALDYVDEYRSNSGPSSNNSTTTSGQGNCCGNNSQVTEEAPQHLVFLHAGIYRGEFLVIDSDVALIGAAPGNVAESVILERESESTVMFVEGAKRAYAGHLTLKFTPDVTSTVPHHKHYCLEVGENCSPTVDHCIIRSSSVVGAAVCVSGVGANPVVKNCDISDCENVGLYVTDYAQGTYEDNEISRNALAGIWVKNYANPIMRRNHIHHGRDVGIFTFDNGLGYFEANDIHNNRIAGFEVKAGANPTVVHCEIHHGQTGGIYVHENGLGQFIDNKIHSNNFAGVWITSNSNPTIRRNEIYNGHQGGVYIFGEGRGLIEHNNIYGNALAGIQIRTNSDPIVRHNKIHHGQHGGIYVHEKGQGLIEENEVYANTLAGVWITTGSTPVLRRNRIHSGKQVGVYFYDNGHGKLEDNDIFNHLYSGVQIRTGSNPVIRGNKIWGGQNGGVLVYNSGLGLLEQNEIFDNAMAGVWIKTDSNPTLKRNKIFDGRDGGICIFNGGKGVLEENDIFRNAQAGVLISTQSHPVLRRNRIFDGLAAGVEITNNATATLEFNQIFNNRFGGLCLASGVQPTTRGNKIFNNQDAVEKAVGNGQCLYKISSYTSFPMHDFYRCQTCNTTDRNAICVNCIKTCHAGHDVEFIRHDRFFCDCGAGTLSNQCQLQGEPTQDTDTLYDSAAPMESHTLMVN; encoded by the exons ATGCCAAGTGCGTCGTTCACATCATCGCGCAATTACGTGCGAAGATCCCGAAGAAAAGGTGCAAACAGAATTCCTCTGCCTTCGAGAACCACCTCGG CCGAGCCATGCGACTTGCCATGTTCAGCATCAAATCAGATACCTCCTGGGGGTGGAGTTGGTGGTGGagggggaggaggaggaggtggaggtGGGGGTGGAAGTGGTGGAAGAGGATCGTCACCCAGTGTTTCTGGTGTTGCAGCACCATCACCTTCCCCGTCACACTCTCACTCATCTCCATATGATCTAAGACGTAAAAGTCCACCACATCCAGATCCTGCTCCTGGTACCAGTTCTGCCCTACCTCCTTCAGGTGGCAGTAGTATAGGAGCCACTCTTGGTTCTTCCTCTCTACCAGCAAGAAAACGACCTAGGCGGACTTGTTCATTATCCACAGATG GTACAAATACAAATACTGCAGCACATTATCTTCAGTATGAGTTACCGGATGAAGTGCTGCTTACTATATTTAATTATCTAATGGAACAAGATCTATGTAGAGTTTCCCAGGTTTGCAAACGTTTTCAAACAATTGCAAATGACACTGAACTATGGAAGTCCCTCTACCAGCAAGTCTATGAATATGATTTACCACTATTTAATCCTGCACCTTGTAAATTTGAATTTGTTTCCCCGGATGAATCAGACTATCCAAATCCATGGAAAGAAAGCTTTAGACAACTATATAGAGGAGTACATGTTAGGCCAGGATTTCAGGATTTGAAGTTTAAAGGTCGGAATTTGCCATACTTTAATACAGTTCAGGGAGCATTAGATTATGTAGATGAATATAGAAGCAATAGTGGCCCATCGTCAAATAATAGCACAACTACAAGTGGTCAAGGGAATTGTTGTGGAAACAATTCCCAGGTAACAGAAGAAGCACCCCAACATCTAGTTTTCTTACATGCTGGAATATATAGAGGCGAATTTCTTGTAATCGACAGCGACGTTGCATTAATCGGAGCAGCACCCGGAAATGTGGCAGAATCTGTTATATTAGAACGAGAAAGTGAATCTACAGTTATGTTTGTAGAAGGAGCAAAACGAGCTTATGCCGGTCACCTCACATTAAAGTTTACTCCAGACGTTACTAGCACAGTGCCGCATCATAAACATTATTGTTTAGAAGTTGGTGAAAATTGCAGTCCCACGGTTGATCATTGTATTATTAGGAGTTCGAGTGTTG TTGGAGCAGCTGTTTGCGTGTCTGGGGTAGGGGCGAATCCTGTAGTGAAAAATTGTGACATATCGGATTGTGAAAATGTTGGACTCTATGTCACTGATTATGCACAAGGAACTTACGAGGACAATGAAATTTCCAGAAATGCATTAGCAGGAATCTGGGTGAAGAATTATGCAAATCCAATCATGCGAAGAAATCATATTCATCACGGAAGGGATGTCGGAATCTTTACGTTTGATAATGGTCTCGGGTATTTCGAGGCTAACGATATCCATAATAATCGAATAGCAGGTTTTGAAGTAAAAGCTGGTGCTAACCCTACGGTTGTGCATTGTGAAATACACCATGGTCAGACAGGTGGAATTTATGTTCATGAGAATGGTTTAGGGCAATTTATCGATAACAAAATTCACTCAAATAATTTCGCCGGTGTTTGGATTACCTCCAATTCGAATCCCACTATTCgtagaaatgaaatttataatgGTCATCAAGGGGGAGTATATATATTTGGAGAAGGAAGAGGCTTGATCGAACACAATAATATATATGGTAACGCGCTGGCGGGTATACAAATCAGAACGAATTCGGATCCTATTGTTAGACATAATAAAATACATCATGGTCAACATGGTGGTATATACGTGCATGAAAAGGGACAAGGATTAATCGAAGAGAATGAAGTATATGCAAATACATTAGCAGGTGTTTGGATAACTACAGGATCGACACCGGTATTAAGAAGAAATCGTATTCATAGCGGAAAACAAGTTGGAgtttatttttatgataatgGACATGGAAAACTAGAAGACAATGATATTTTCAATCATTTGTATTCAGGAGTACAAATAAG AACTGGAAGTAATCCAGTAATACGCGGGAATAAAATATGGGGTGGACAAAATGGTGGCGTTCTTGTGTATAATAGCGGATTAGGTTTACTcgaacaaaatgaaatttttgatAATGCAATGGCTGGAGTTTGGATTAAAACAGATAGTAATCCTAcgttaaaaagaaacaaaatattcgATGGGCGAGATGGTGGAATTTGTATATTTAATGGTGGCAAag GTGTCCTCGAAGAAAATGATATATTTCGTAACGCTCAAGCAGGAGTGCTTATTTCTACACAATCCCATCCTGTCTTAAGGAGAAACCGAATTTTCGATGGATTGGCAGCCGGTGTCGAAATAACGAACAATGCAACTGCTACGTTggaatttaatcaaattttcaataACAGATTCGGCGGTCTATGTTTAGCGAGTGGAGTACAACCAACAACTAGAG gcaataaaatatttaataatcaagatgcagtTGAAAAAGCGGTCGGAAACGGCCAATGTTTATACAAAATTTCGTCATATACCTCTTTCCCTATGCATGATTTCTATCGTTGCCAAACATGCAATACAACAGATCGTAATGCAATTTGTGTAAACTGCATAAAAACCTGTCATGCTGGGCACGACGTAGAATTCATTAGACATGACCG ATTCTTCTGTGACTGTGGTGCTGGAACATTGAGTAATCAATGTCAACTTCAGGGTGAACCTACACAAGATACAGACACGTTATACGATAGTGCGGCACCAATGGAATCACATACACTTATGGTCAACTAG